From the Polynucleobacter sp. MWH-UH35A genome, one window contains:
- a CDS encoding phasin family protein — translation MSKKPFNMNAMAGQQRAVDATKAAGRVAIESAQAIAQINQQATQELAEMIQKRVSELMKTQDPKAAFEYVHAEVLQDAAKEISHYHNQLLQVLKSGNKELAEIAETMIQESKADLIHFVNDATDNAPLGSEAYVSVFKTSFNSALQNFELIRAAMADSFTNFEKSVENVSNLATPKNAPKKKG, via the coding sequence ATGAGCAAAAAACCATTTAATATGAATGCGATGGCGGGGCAACAAAGAGCTGTGGATGCCACCAAAGCTGCTGGGCGAGTAGCAATCGAAAGTGCCCAGGCGATTGCGCAGATTAATCAACAAGCTACGCAAGAATTGGCCGAAATGATACAGAAGCGGGTATCGGAGCTGATGAAAACTCAAGACCCAAAAGCTGCCTTTGAGTATGTTCATGCAGAAGTCTTGCAAGATGCTGCCAAAGAAATATCTCATTATCACAATCAATTATTGCAAGTACTCAAAAGTGGTAATAAAGAGTTAGCCGAAATTGCAGAGACCATGATTCAGGAATCCAAGGCTGATCTCATTCACTTTGTGAATGATGCAACTGATAATGCACCGCTGGGTAGCGAGGCTTATGTATCGGTATTTAAGACATCCTTCAATAGCGCACTACAAAATTTTGAATTGATTCGTGCCGCAATGGCCGACTCTTTTACAAATTTTGAGAAGAGTGTCGAGAATGTGAGCAATCTCGCAACACCTAAAAATGCACCTAAAAAGAAGGGGTAA
- a CDS encoding DUF1345 domain-containing protein, whose product MKASFWTQYWHQIGATQRMCIVAFAGLGSYFLLPASQSEVVRLALSWVLAGSLYLILTYIMMYFSTEENILDLSKKEDDGAPMILLIIVLASVASLVTIVIIFSNIRTLPGNIAMRHIGLVLATYVISWLYVHTAFALHYAHVYYQELEKSQVAPLQFASTPRPTYVDFLYFSIVVGMTCQTADVNIASSRIRFLVMIQGMTAFAFNASLLALAINLISDIVAMN is encoded by the coding sequence ATGAAAGCATCCTTCTGGACTCAATACTGGCACCAAATTGGCGCAACTCAAAGAATGTGCATTGTTGCGTTTGCTGGATTGGGATCTTATTTCTTGCTTCCAGCCAGCCAGAGTGAAGTTGTTCGCTTAGCTCTCTCATGGGTGCTTGCTGGGAGCCTCTACCTCATACTGACATACATCATGATGTACTTCTCCACTGAGGAGAATATTCTTGATCTCTCAAAAAAAGAAGATGATGGCGCACCCATGATCCTGCTCATTATCGTGCTGGCTTCAGTAGCGAGCTTGGTGACCATTGTGATTATTTTTTCAAATATCAGAACACTTCCAGGCAATATAGCAATGCGCCATATTGGGCTGGTGTTAGCGACCTATGTAATTTCTTGGTTGTATGTACACACTGCATTTGCCCTGCACTATGCACATGTCTACTACCAAGAGCTTGAAAAATCGCAAGTTGCACCACTGCAGTTTGCATCTACACCAAGACCAACTTATGTAGACTTTCTGTACTTTTCTATTGTGGTCGGCATGACCTGCCAAACAGCGGACGTCAATATTGCGAGTTCTAGAATTCGGTTTTTGGTCATGATTCAAGGAATGACTGCTTTTGCATTTAACGCATCTTTACTTGCATTAGCCATCAATCTTATTTCAGACATAGTGGCTATGAATTAA
- a CDS encoding transporter produces the protein MFTRLLITALSVTAISGVAYAQDIPARAGTVAAEQSGALTPVKKEVDKEDIAKKLANPIANMISVPLQYEFSRGVGLNQGGSEQTLLFQPVMPFNLGGGDTFIVRPIVAGVRETSIEYAPGRSYSGYGIASVTLESFYAPNTNSSWIWGIGPYAQSPSGNSGKFGSQQTGAGVTAVVLNRHGPWTYGLLGYQSWNVGGNPAFGTQNNLFGEPFLAYTTHDAWTYSANMEATYNYDTRRTSNPLYAGVSKLMVIDGVPLSIGAGPIYYVSNTPGGPSGWGARATATLVILK, from the coding sequence ATGTTTACAAGACTTTTAATCACCGCTTTGTCGGTAACTGCAATATCTGGTGTTGCATACGCTCAAGATATTCCGGCACGGGCTGGGACTGTTGCTGCTGAGCAATCAGGTGCTTTAACCCCAGTTAAAAAAGAAGTTGATAAAGAAGACATTGCCAAGAAGTTAGCAAATCCAATTGCGAATATGATTTCCGTGCCACTGCAGTACGAATTTAGTCGTGGTGTGGGGCTTAATCAAGGTGGCTCAGAGCAAACACTGTTATTTCAGCCGGTGATGCCATTTAATTTAGGCGGCGGCGATACTTTTATTGTGCGTCCGATTGTTGCAGGGGTAAGAGAGACCAGTATTGAATATGCTCCAGGTCGTTCCTACTCGGGTTATGGGATTGCTAGTGTCACGCTCGAATCTTTCTATGCTCCCAATACGAATTCTTCATGGATTTGGGGTATTGGCCCCTATGCTCAGTCTCCATCGGGCAATAGCGGCAAGTTTGGTTCCCAGCAAACTGGCGCAGGTGTAACTGCAGTGGTCCTCAATCGCCATGGTCCCTGGACTTATGGTCTTTTAGGCTACCAATCTTGGAATGTGGGTGGTAATCCAGCATTTGGCACCCAAAATAATCTGTTCGGAGAGCCATTTTTGGCATATACAACACATGATGCTTGGACTTATTCAGCCAATATGGAGGCGACTTATAACTACGATACGCGTCGCACTTCAAATCCTCTGTATGCGGGTGTTTCCAAGTTGATGGTAATTGATGGCGTGCCACTGTCTATCGGTGCAGGCCCAATTTATTACGTCAGTAACACACCGGGTGGTCCATCAGGCTGGGGTGCTCGTGCTACAGCAACCTTGGTTATTTTGAAGTAA
- the ahpC gene encoding alkyl hydroperoxide reductase subunit C yields MSIINTAVQPFKTEAFHNGKFVTVTDETLKGHWSVLIFMPAAFTFNCPTEIEDAAENYAEFQKLGAEVYIVTTDTHFSHKVWHETSPAVGKAKFPLVGDPTHTLTNAFGVHIPEAGLALRGTFIINPEGVIKTAEIHSNEIARDVSETLRKLKAAQYTAAHPGEVCPAKWKEGAATLTPSLDLVGKI; encoded by the coding sequence ATGTCCATTATCAATACCGCAGTACAACCATTCAAAACTGAAGCATTCCATAACGGCAAGTTCGTCACCGTTACTGATGAAACTCTCAAAGGTCACTGGTCAGTACTGATTTTCATGCCAGCAGCTTTCACTTTTAACTGCCCAACAGAAATCGAAGATGCGGCTGAGAACTATGCTGAATTTCAAAAGCTAGGTGCAGAAGTGTATATCGTGACAACCGATACTCATTTCTCACACAAAGTTTGGCATGAGACATCACCTGCCGTTGGAAAAGCAAAGTTCCCACTCGTTGGCGATCCAACACATACATTGACAAATGCTTTTGGTGTTCACATCCCTGAAGCTGGCTTGGCTTTACGTGGCACATTCATCATTAATCCAGAGGGCGTGATCAAGACTGCAGAGATTCACTCAAACGAAATCGCTCGTGATGTGTCTGAAACATTGCGCAAGCTAAAAGCTGCACAGTACACGGCCGCGCACCCAGGCGAAGTTTGCCCAGCGAAGTGGAAAGAAGGCGCAGCTACATTGACACCATCTCTAGACCTCGTAGGCAAGATCTAA
- the ahpF gene encoding alkyl hydroperoxide reductase subunit F, with protein MLDTNIKSQLKVYFEKIVSPIVLVASVDDSDSSKQMLELLNEVAEQSDKIIVKTDGAAEHKPSFTVSTLDHEARITFAGLPMGHEMTSFILAILQASGYPAKVEQEIIERITKLDAKLNFQTFISLSCHNCPDVVQALNLMAALNPNVTHEMVDGALYQGLVDQYQIMAVPTVILNGEVFGQGRMSVEEIVAKLDTASPKEAAAKLSAKDPFDVLVIGGGPAGSAAAIYAARKGIRTGIVAERFGGQVMDTMGIENFISVKETEGPKLVQALEQHVKSYEVDIMNLQRANALRKTANGLEVELANGAVLSSKSVIISTGARWREMNVPGEQEYRGKGVAYCPHCDGPLFKGKRVAVIGGGNSGVEAAIDLAGIVSHVTLIEFDSKLRADAVLQKKMASLPNVTVIMSALTKEVLGEGGKVNGLRYLDRINNTEHMIALEGIFVQIGLLPNTDWLKGTIDLSKHGEVIVDAKGETSLPGVFAAGDCTTVPYKQIIIAMGEGAKASLGAFDYLIRSSVAEPEEAVAA; from the coding sequence ATGCTCGATACCAATATCAAATCTCAGCTAAAGGTGTATTTTGAAAAGATTGTTAGCCCAATCGTTCTCGTAGCTAGCGTGGATGACAGCGATAGCTCAAAGCAAATGCTAGAGCTCTTAAACGAAGTGGCTGAGCAATCTGACAAGATCATTGTCAAAACAGATGGTGCTGCCGAACACAAGCCTAGTTTTACCGTTAGCACGTTAGATCACGAAGCACGCATTACTTTTGCAGGCTTGCCTATGGGTCATGAGATGACCTCATTCATCTTGGCAATCCTGCAAGCGAGTGGCTACCCAGCAAAAGTTGAGCAAGAAATCATTGAGCGCATCACCAAACTTGATGCAAAACTCAACTTCCAGACATTCATTTCCTTGTCATGCCACAACTGCCCTGACGTTGTGCAGGCCTTGAACTTGATGGCAGCCCTCAATCCAAACGTCACTCATGAAATGGTTGACGGCGCCCTTTACCAAGGCTTGGTAGATCAATACCAAATCATGGCCGTACCAACCGTGATTTTGAATGGCGAAGTATTTGGTCAAGGCCGCATGAGTGTTGAAGAGATTGTTGCCAAGCTCGATACTGCCAGCCCCAAGGAGGCGGCTGCAAAGCTCTCCGCTAAAGATCCATTTGATGTGTTAGTGATTGGTGGTGGCCCTGCTGGTTCTGCTGCTGCAATTTATGCCGCACGGAAAGGTATTCGCACCGGTATCGTTGCTGAACGCTTTGGTGGTCAAGTAATGGATACCATGGGTATCGAAAACTTCATCTCTGTAAAAGAGACCGAAGGTCCAAAACTAGTTCAAGCACTTGAGCAGCATGTGAAGAGTTATGAAGTTGACATCATGAACTTGCAGCGCGCTAATGCATTGCGTAAAACCGCAAATGGACTTGAAGTGGAATTGGCTAATGGTGCAGTTTTGAGCAGTAAATCAGTCATCATCAGTACTGGAGCACGTTGGAGAGAAATGAATGTTCCTGGCGAACAGGAATACCGCGGCAAAGGGGTCGCCTACTGCCCCCACTGCGATGGTCCCTTATTTAAAGGCAAGCGTGTAGCTGTAATCGGCGGCGGGAACTCTGGCGTTGAGGCAGCAATTGATTTAGCAGGCATTGTTAGCCATGTCACCTTGATTGAGTTTGATAGCAAACTGCGTGCCGATGCCGTCCTACAGAAGAAAATGGCAAGCCTGCCAAATGTCACCGTCATCATGAGTGCGCTTACCAAAGAAGTATTGGGCGAAGGCGGCAAAGTAAATGGCTTGCGCTATCTTGATCGCATCAATAATACCGAGCATATGATCGCGCTTGAAGGCATCTTTGTACAAATTGGATTATTGCCCAACACCGATTGGCTCAAAGGCACTATTGACCTCTCTAAACATGGTGAAGTGATCGTTGATGCCAAAGGTGAAACCTCATTACCAGGCGTATTTGCCGCCGGTGATTGCACGACAGTTCCATACAAACAAATCATTATTGCAATGGGCGAAGGCGCAAAAGCATCTCTCGGTGCATTTGATTACTTGATTCGCTCATCTGTTGCCGAGCCAGAAGAAGCGGTTGCCGCTTAA
- a CDS encoding NAD(P)H-dependent oxidoreductase: MSLIDKLQWRYATKKMDPTKSVPLAKVEQILEAIRLTASSSGLQPYEVLVITNKAIREKIKAISWDQTQVVDSSHLLVFAAWDTYTADRINHSFDMTEKLRNFKSEAGDIYRQKLLAGYTTRDAETNFNHAAKQAYIGLGTALIAAAYEQVDSTPMEGFDAAALDEILDLKSKGLRSVVMLPLGYRKTDEDWLVNLKKVRRPKENFITWIE; this comes from the coding sequence ATGAGCTTGATCGACAAATTACAGTGGCGTTATGCAACCAAGAAAATGGATCCTACAAAATCCGTACCTCTAGCAAAGGTAGAGCAAATTCTGGAAGCTATTCGTTTGACTGCTAGCTCTAGTGGTTTACAGCCCTATGAGGTCCTTGTGATTACCAATAAAGCGATTCGCGAAAAAATCAAAGCAATCTCATGGGATCAAACCCAAGTTGTGGATTCTTCTCACCTGCTCGTTTTTGCTGCTTGGGATACTTATACGGCCGACCGGATTAATCATTCATTTGATATGACGGAGAAGTTACGCAACTTCAAGAGCGAGGCTGGTGACATCTATCGCCAAAAGCTTCTCGCCGGATACACCACAAGAGATGCTGAAACCAACTTCAATCATGCTGCAAAGCAAGCATATATTGGCCTTGGTACCGCCCTTATCGCCGCCGCTTACGAACAAGTGGACTCAACACCAATGGAAGGTTTTGATGCTGCTGCTCTAGATGAAATCCTCGACCTCAAGTCAAAAGGATTACGTAGCGTTGTGATGCTACCCCTCGGTTACAGAAAGACAGATGAGGACTGGTTAGTAAACCTGAAAAAAGTAAGAAGGCCCAAGGAAAACTTTATTACTTGGATAGAGTAG
- a CDS encoding amidohydrolase: protein MHSRFKTALISYLTLLICFSHSIQASEQADTVFINGQIETLNAKQPKASAVAVKDETFIAVGSNQKIKAFIGPNTKVIDLQKKLAVPGLVDAHTHPMETIWLKETWVDARYPGTPSVKQALLNIAARVKTTPQDQWIYVAGVSASENKFAEKRLPTKAELDQVAPNNPVIMANGAHMAIANSAALVKMGIKKGVTKLRHGAGVLADKDGEPNGVITDGMGDIPGSPTPQEIARYYATDIAKFWNSYGFTSVMAITPAAAIPVMQSVSVSTPTPNIRYTASVWAAPNGEGMPKDLSVFEMPSKANPAYYRFAAIKAWVDGENDCRTGFMYEPYVGVQDTDPPGGKGTLVTNQQLANQFSALANQNQKISMLHCSGDAAADIGLNAYELVSKNQTSNTIKRIEHFGMFQLTPEQLKRGVALKKNNFHLSSQPIWLLELVNADYENMGAKRSKTGYQFKTMINAGLEPAASTDMTGIYLGNIDPFKAIYATVTRQSDAGVFEPQEAITVRDALRMWTIWPAKSVGEDKVKGTIEVGKYADMTILSDNIFTIPKSALKDVKASMTVVGGRVVYKAE from the coding sequence ATGCACAGCCGATTTAAAACCGCCCTTATTAGCTACCTAACACTGCTGATCTGTTTTAGTCATTCTATCCAAGCGTCTGAACAAGCTGATACCGTTTTTATCAATGGTCAGATTGAAACACTTAATGCAAAACAACCTAAAGCAAGTGCTGTGGCTGTTAAAGATGAAACGTTTATAGCAGTTGGGTCGAATCAAAAAATAAAAGCATTCATAGGGCCCAATACCAAGGTAATTGATCTTCAGAAGAAATTGGCAGTCCCTGGCTTGGTAGATGCGCATACACACCCCATGGAAACCATTTGGCTCAAAGAGACATGGGTTGATGCCCGTTATCCAGGTACACCCTCAGTGAAGCAAGCGCTGTTGAATATTGCCGCACGCGTTAAAACAACACCACAAGATCAATGGATTTATGTTGCTGGGGTCTCTGCTAGTGAAAATAAGTTTGCAGAAAAGCGTCTCCCCACTAAAGCAGAATTAGACCAAGTGGCTCCGAATAACCCAGTCATCATGGCTAATGGTGCGCACATGGCAATTGCTAATAGTGCCGCTCTTGTAAAAATGGGAATCAAAAAAGGGGTAACAAAACTCCGCCATGGAGCCGGCGTACTCGCTGACAAGGATGGCGAACCTAACGGCGTTATCACCGATGGCATGGGTGACATTCCTGGCAGCCCAACCCCGCAAGAAATCGCCCGCTATTACGCAACCGATATTGCTAAATTCTGGAATTCCTATGGTTTCACTTCCGTGATGGCAATCACACCAGCTGCCGCAATACCAGTAATGCAAAGTGTTTCAGTCAGCACCCCCACGCCGAATATTCGCTATACCGCATCAGTATGGGCTGCGCCGAATGGCGAAGGCATGCCAAAAGATTTAAGTGTTTTTGAAATGCCCAGTAAGGCAAATCCCGCCTACTACCGCTTTGCTGCAATCAAAGCATGGGTAGATGGGGAGAATGATTGCAGAACAGGCTTCATGTATGAACCTTATGTTGGCGTACAAGATACTGACCCACCTGGTGGCAAAGGCACCTTGGTCACCAACCAACAATTAGCAAATCAATTTTCCGCCTTAGCAAATCAAAACCAGAAAATTAGTATGCTGCATTGTTCTGGTGATGCAGCAGCCGATATCGGGCTCAATGCATACGAGTTGGTCAGCAAAAATCAAACCAGCAATACCATTAAACGAATAGAGCACTTTGGAATGTTTCAATTAACCCCAGAACAGCTAAAACGGGGCGTAGCACTTAAGAAGAATAATTTTCACCTCTCATCTCAGCCAATTTGGCTATTAGAGTTAGTCAATGCAGATTATGAAAATATGGGCGCCAAAAGATCCAAGACCGGCTACCAATTTAAAACCATGATCAATGCTGGCCTAGAACCAGCTGCAAGTACTGATATGACCGGCATTTACTTGGGCAACATCGATCCATTCAAGGCAATATATGCAACCGTTACAAGACAGTCTGATGCGGGAGTCTTTGAGCCTCAAGAGGCAATCACCGTTCGAGACGCCCTAAGAATGTGGACAATTTGGCCAGCCAAGTCGGTTGGCGAGGATAAGGTCAAGGGCACGATTGAGGTCGGCAAATATGCCGATATGACCATACTTTCTGACAATATTTTTACCATTCCCAAAAGTGCTTTGAAAGATGTCAAAGCGTCAATGACGGTCGTTGGTGGTAGGGTCGTCTACAAAGCTGAGTAA
- a CDS encoding phasin family protein, producing MFQTQLNDQFAAAQAKAIENAKHLAQVAVESAQELAEINQAAAKDALVAAQDTSSQLLAIKDPQQLAKLAQPEAAQEAAKYAAAYQAKVNQVVRNGNKEVAQVVDASIDDARADLVKFVKEATKTAPTGSEAFVSAFKTAFESSLQQFDQVRATATDAFANFEKSVDAALANIQGQYAVAKPAAKSRKASA from the coding sequence ATGTTTCAAACTCAATTAAACGACCAATTCGCTGCTGCACAAGCTAAAGCTATCGAAAACGCTAAACATTTGGCACAAGTTGCCGTTGAAAGCGCTCAAGAATTAGCTGAAATCAACCAAGCTGCTGCTAAAGATGCTTTAGTTGCTGCTCAAGATACAAGCTCACAATTGTTGGCAATCAAGGATCCACAACAATTGGCTAAATTAGCTCAGCCTGAAGCTGCTCAAGAAGCTGCTAAATACGCTGCTGCTTACCAAGCTAAAGTAAACCAAGTAGTTCGTAACGGCAATAAAGAAGTTGCTCAAGTAGTTGACGCTTCTATCGATGACGCACGCGCTGATTTGGTTAAGTTTGTTAAAGAAGCTACTAAGACAGCTCCTACTGGTTCTGAGGCATTTGTTTCTGCATTCAAAACTGCATTTGAGTCTTCACTCCAACAGTTCGACCAGGTTCGTGCAACTGCAACTGACGCATTCGCTAACTTTGAGAAAAGTGTTGATGCTGCTTTGGCTAACATTCAAGGTCAATACGCTGTTGCTAAGCCAGCCGCTAAAAGCCGCAAAGCTTCTGCTTAA